A stretch of DNA from Micromonospora peucetia:
GTTCCTACGCCGACTGACCGGGGTGCGGCGCCCGTCGAGGGCCCGCGCCGGAGGACCGGGCACGGCTGGGTCAGCGGACGACGCGACCGCGCAGCACGATGCGGGCGGGACTGCGTACGGCGCGCAGGTCGACGCGCGGGTCCTCGGGATAGACGACGAGGTCCGCCAGGCCGCCCTCGACCAGTCCGGGGAAGCCGAGCCACTCGCGGGCCTGCCAGGAGGCGGCGGCGAGCACGTCCGTGGTGGACATGCCGGCCCGCTCGTGCAGCAGCAGCATCTCCTCCGCCGCGAGGCCGTGGTCGATGCCGCCACCCGCGTCCGTGCCCACGTAGATCGGCACGCCGGCCTCGTACGCCGAACGCACCACCTCGGGGAAACGGTCGCGCAGGGCGAGCATGTGGTCGGCGTAGCCGGGGAACCTGGCCCGCGCCTGTTCGGCGATCCCGCCGAAGGTGCGAATGTTGATCATCGTGGGGATGAGGGCGGTGCCCCGTCGGGCCATCTCGTCGATCAGGTCCAGGCTGAGGCCGGTGCCGTGCTCCACCGAATCCACCCCGGCACGCACCATGATCTCGACGGCCGACTCGGAGAAGGTGTGCACGGCGGCGCGTACCCCGGCGGCGTGCGCGGCCGCGACGGCGGCGGTCATGGTGTCCGCGTCCCAGGCCGGGGCGAGGTCTCCGACGCCCCGGTCGATCCAGTCGCCGACCAGCTTCACCCAGCCGTTGCCGGCGCGCGCCTGCGCGGCCACGGTCGCGGCCACCTCCGCCGCGCCGACCTCGACGCCGATGTCGCGCAGGTAGCGCTTCGGCGGCGCGACGTGCCGGCCGGCGCGGGCCAGTCGCGGCAGGTCGGGCTCGTCGTCGAGCTCCGGATACGGGTACGGCGATCCGGCGTCCCGGATCGCGAGGACCCCGGCGTCCCGGTCGGTGCGGGCCAGCTCGCGGGCCTGGTCGAGCGAGGTGATCGGGGCGCCGCCCCGGGCGATGCCGATGTGGCAGTGCGCGTCGATCAGGCCGGGCAGCACGAAGCCACCGTCGGCGATGGTCTCCGCACCGGGGACCGGGGTGAAGGTCACCCGGTCGCCGACCAGCCAGAGGTCACGGACCTCGTCGTCGGGCAGCACCACACCGCGTACGTGCCAGGCCATGCGTCCTCCGTCTGCGCGCGAAAGGGGGCGGTCCGCCCGCCATTCTTCCCGCTCGACGCGGACCGGCGGCGGTCAGCCCTCGTCGCGCGCGAGCAGCCCGGCCCGCCGCGCGGTCAGCGCGGGCAGGTCGACGGAGACCTTCCACGGCCGCTCGGTGACGAAGAGATCCTCGGTGTGGGTCACGACACGCCTCAGCGGGGTCGGCCGTCGCCGCCCTTGCCGAGCTTGTTGAAGTCGATCTTCGGCAGCTTGAAGCCCGGGGGCAGGCCCTGACCGCCGGCCAGGTCGTTCGGGTCCATTCCCGGCGGGAGCTGCGGCATGCCGCCCGGGAAGCCGCCCGGCATCCCGGCGCCCGCCCCGGCGCGCGGCCGGTTGCCGCCCTTGGTGCCCTTGCGCTTGTTCTTCGGCGACTTGGTGGCCTTGCGCCGGCCGCCGCCGGGCAGGCCCATCATGCCGCCCATCTGCTTCATCATCTTCTGTGCCTCGACGAAGCGGTTGAGCAGCTGGTTGACGTCCATCACCGTGACGCCGGAACCGTTGGCGATGCGGGCCCGGCGGGAACCGTTGATGATCTTCGGGGTGGTGCGCTCGGCGGGGGTCATCGACCGGATGATCGCGGTGACCCGGTCGAAGTGCTTGTCGTCCAACTCGGAGAGCTGGTCCTTCATCTGCCCCATGCCGGGCATCATGGCCAGCACGTTGGCGATCGGGCCCATCCGCCGGACCGCGATGAGCTGGTCGAGGAAGTCCTCCAGGGTGAACTGCTCACCGCCCATCAGCTTGGCGGTCATCTTGTCCTTCTGATCGGTGTCGAAGGCCTGCTCGGCCTGCTCGATCAGAGTGAGGACGTCGCCCATGCCGAGGATCCGGCTGGCCATCCGGTCGGGGTGGAAGACGTCGAAGTCCTCCAGCTTCTCGCCGGTGGAGGCGAAGAGGATCGGCTGCCCGGTGACCTCCCGAACCGACAGCGCGGCGCCACCACGGGCGTCGCCGTCGAGCTTGGAGAGGACCACACCG
This window harbors:
- the ffh gene encoding signal recognition particle protein, translating into MFDTLSDRLSGIFTKLRGKGRLTDADIDATAREIRLALLEADVALPVVKGFIANVKERARSAEVSQALNPAQQIIKIVNEELVNVLGGEGRRLQFAKQPPTVIMLAGLQGSGKTTLAGKLARWLKAQGHQPLLVAADLQRPNAVGQLQVLGGRAGVEVYAPEPGNGTGDPVQVARASIEHAKRAARDIVIVDTAGRLGIDAEMMRQAADIRDAVEPDEVIFVIDAMVGQDAVRTAEAFRDGVGITGVVLSKLDGDARGGAALSVREVTGQPILFASTGEKLEDFDVFHPDRMASRILGMGDVLTLIEQAEQAFDTDQKDKMTAKLMGGEQFTLEDFLDQLIAVRRMGPIANVLAMMPGMGQMKDQLSELDDKHFDRVTAIIRSMTPAERTTPKIINGSRRARIANGSGVTVMDVNQLLNRFVEAQKMMKQMGGMMGLPGGGRRKATKSPKNKRKGTKGGNRPRAGAGAGMPGGFPGGMPQLPPGMDPNDLAGGQGLPPGFKLPKIDFNKLGKGGDGRPR
- a CDS encoding amidohydrolase family protein gives rise to the protein MAWHVRGVVLPDDEVRDLWLVGDRVTFTPVPGAETIADGGFVLPGLIDAHCHIGIARGGAPITSLDQARELARTDRDAGVLAIRDAGSPYPYPELDDEPDLPRLARAGRHVAPPKRYLRDIGVEVGAAEVAATVAAQARAGNGWVKLVGDWIDRGVGDLAPAWDADTMTAAVAAAHAAGVRAAVHTFSESAVEIMVRAGVDSVEHGTGLSLDLIDEMARRGTALIPTMINIRTFGGIAEQARARFPGYADHMLALRDRFPEVVRSAYEAGVPIYVGTDAGGGIDHGLAAEEMLLLHERAGMSTTDVLAAASWQAREWLGFPGLVEGGLADLVVYPEDPRVDLRAVRSPARIVLRGRVVR